A single Methylomonas koyamae DNA region contains:
- the yfbR gene encoding 5'-deoxynucleotidase, with protein MSNTVAHQNSPFIAYLSRLRWIKRWGLMRNAEPENVIEHSWEVAVIAHCLALIGNKQFGRQLDAQAIATAALFHDANEVLTGDLPTPVKYFHSSLTDAYRRIEHLARQELLNTLPQAMQDAYRQLFDESHWPKAHQQMIKAADTLSAYLKCLRELQAGNQEFTQASDQLLDKLGRYAMPEVDYFLETFVADCGLTLDGLLVKSEG; from the coding sequence ATGTCTAATACGGTCGCACATCAAAACAGTCCATTTATTGCCTATTTATCACGTTTACGCTGGATCAAGCGCTGGGGATTGATGCGCAACGCCGAACCGGAAAACGTCATCGAACACAGCTGGGAAGTGGCGGTGATTGCACATTGCCTGGCGTTGATTGGCAATAAACAGTTTGGTCGTCAACTGGACGCCCAAGCCATCGCAACAGCAGCGTTATTTCACGATGCCAACGAAGTCTTGACCGGCGACCTTCCAACTCCGGTCAAATATTTTCATTCTAGTTTGACCGATGCTTATCGTCGTATCGAACATCTGGCGCGGCAGGAATTGCTGAATACCCTGCCACAAGCGATGCAGGATGCTTATCGTCAATTATTCGATGAATCGCACTGGCCCAAAGCTCATCAGCAAATGATCAAAGCCGCCGATACCTTGTCCGCCTACCTCAAGTGTTTGCGCGAACTGCAAGCCGGTAATCAGGAGTTTACTCAAGCATCCGATCAATTGCTCGACAAGCTCGGCCGATACGCGATGCCGGAGGTCGACTATTTTCTCGAGACCTTTGTTGCCGACTGCGGCTTGACGTTGGATGGTTTACTTGTGAAATCAGAAGGGTGA